The Coffea eugenioides isolate CCC68of chromosome 8, Ceug_1.0, whole genome shotgun sequence genome has a segment encoding these proteins:
- the LOC113779670 gene encoding selenoprotein H-like, translated as MAPRKKTTVEPSTRVTRSSTRQAEPIPETPKKRAKTIPENPKKKKAKLVPSKPKQEAEKAEETKGDVVDGSKKTIIVEHCKQCNSFKTRALQVKDGLEKGLDGGVNVILNPEKPRRGCFEIREEGENGEKFISLLEMKRPFSPMKALDMDKVVSDILEKIKG; from the coding sequence ATGGCGCCCAGGAAAAAGACAACTGTGGAGCCCTCGACAAGGGTGACTCGCAGTTCAACTAGACAAGCAGAACCCATCCCAGAAACCCCCAAAAAGAGGGCCAAGACAATCCCAGAAAACCCCAAGAAGAAGAAGGCTAAACTTGTCCCATCCAAGCCAAAACAAGAAGCAGAGAAGGCAGAAGAAACCAAGGGCGACGTTGTTGATGGCTCCAAGAAGACGATAATAGTGGAGCATTGCAAGCAGTGTAACTCATTTAAGACAAGGGCTTTGCAGGTGAAAGATGGGCTGGAGAAAGGTCTTGATGGTGGGGTTAATGTGATTCTGAACCCAGAGAAGCCAAGAAGGGGTTGCTTTGAGATCAGGGAGGAAGGTGAAAATGGTGAGAAGTTTATCAGTCTTCTGGAGATGAAGAGGCCCTTTTCCCCCATGAAGGCCCTTGACATGGATAAGGTTGTTTCTGACATTCTTGAGAAGATTAAGGGTTGA